A portion of the Acidisoma sp. PAMC 29798 genome contains these proteins:
- a CDS encoding ABC transporter substrate-binding protein, translated as MTARNNPLDLLRRRLDAIDNDLFDEAASGRIDRRTFMRQGTLLGLSLPLLGGVAASFGLVAAPEPARAATMAKPGGTIRVGITVPSALIDPVTIADNGGLEVLIQTGEFLTVLRPDFTLMPVLAESWTHNTDGSIWTFKLRPNVKFHSGAPMTADDVIASIDRLCDPKNASNALSAFKGILSPGNSKKVDDLTVAFHLDSAYGAFPYVVSSDNYNCVILPATYKGDFEHNWDGTGPFKLEKYTAKVGCSFVRNTEYWGEKALPDRTEFTFFTDQQPQILAMQGDQLDVLAQVTVSGGQGLLNDPRFTIIRERSAGHEQVHMRCDTGPFMDKRVRQALALTLNRKALVKGLFRGLAVVGNDSPFAPAFPMTNHTIPQRDIDLRKAKELLAAAGVPKGFKVTLTTENYIEIPDYAVLIKDFAKHAGIDITLNVESQDAYYGKAVFGQSDWLDSTLGITDYGHRGVPNVFLRAPLLSDGTWNAAHFKNPTYDKLVTAYGKSPDLGGQRSLATEIQTLLLDETPIIFGYFYDYLVPVKKGLKGIPPIANRLFLSQATFG; from the coding sequence ATGACAGCTCGCAATAATCCGCTCGATCTTCTCCGTCGCCGGCTCGATGCCATCGACAACGACCTGTTCGATGAAGCGGCCTCCGGCCGGATCGACCGCCGCACCTTCATGCGGCAAGGCACATTGCTCGGCCTGTCATTGCCGCTTCTCGGTGGCGTGGCTGCAAGCTTTGGCTTGGTCGCCGCCCCCGAGCCCGCGCGCGCCGCCACCATGGCGAAGCCCGGCGGCACCATTCGTGTGGGCATCACCGTGCCGTCCGCCCTGATCGATCCGGTGACGATCGCCGATAATGGCGGGCTGGAAGTGCTGATCCAGACCGGCGAATTCCTCACTGTTCTGCGACCCGATTTCACCCTGATGCCGGTCCTCGCCGAAAGCTGGACGCATAACACCGACGGCTCCATCTGGACCTTCAAGCTGCGCCCGAACGTGAAGTTCCACAGCGGCGCGCCGATGACAGCCGATGATGTCATTGCCAGCATTGATCGCCTGTGTGACCCAAAAAATGCCTCCAATGCCTTGTCTGCGTTCAAGGGCATTCTGTCGCCGGGCAATAGCAAGAAGGTCGATGACCTGACGGTCGCCTTCCATCTCGACAGCGCCTATGGCGCCTTTCCCTATGTCGTGTCCTCGGACAACTACAATTGCGTCATCCTCCCCGCGACATATAAAGGCGATTTTGAACACAACTGGGATGGCACTGGCCCGTTCAAGCTTGAGAAATACACCGCCAAGGTCGGCTGCTCCTTTGTGCGCAACACGGAGTATTGGGGTGAGAAGGCGCTGCCGGATCGCACCGAGTTCACCTTCTTCACCGATCAGCAGCCGCAGATTCTCGCCATGCAGGGCGACCAGCTCGATGTGCTCGCGCAGGTCACCGTCTCCGGCGGGCAGGGACTGCTCAACGATCCGCGCTTCACCATTATCCGGGAGCGTAGTGCGGGTCATGAGCAGGTCCATATGCGCTGCGACACCGGCCCCTTCATGGACAAGCGCGTGCGCCAGGCTCTCGCCCTCACGCTGAACCGTAAGGCGCTGGTGAAGGGTCTGTTCCGCGGCCTGGCGGTTGTTGGCAATGACAGCCCCTTCGCACCTGCCTTCCCGATGACCAATCATACCATCCCGCAGCGCGACATCGACCTGCGCAAGGCGAAGGAACTGCTCGCGGCGGCCGGCGTGCCCAAGGGCTTCAAGGTCACGCTGACCACCGAGAACTATATCGAAATCCCCGACTACGCCGTTCTGATCAAGGATTTCGCCAAGCATGCCGGGATCGACATCACCCTGAACGTCGAAAGCCAGGATGCCTATTACGGCAAGGCGGTGTTCGGTCAGTCCGATTGGCTGGATAGCACGCTCGGCATCACTGATTACGGCCATCGCGGTGTGCCGAACGTGTTCCTCCGTGCCCCGCTGCTCAGCGACGGCACCTGGAACGCCGCGCATTTCAAGAACCCGACCTATGACAAGCTGGTCACCGCCTATGGCAAGTCGCCCGATCTCGGCGGCCAGCGCAGCCTCGCGACCGAAATCCAGACACTTCTGCTGGATGAGACGCCGATCATCTTCGGCTATTTCTATGACTATCTCGTGCCGGTGAAGAAGGGGCTGAAAGGCATTCCGCCGATCGCCAACCGCTTGTTCCTGAGCCAAGCGACCTTCGGGTAA
- a CDS encoding ABC transporter transmembrane domain-containing protein encodes MPLTPRLRATRLTSLTLLLPYLRPYLGRVMGASASLLIAAGLVLALGQGVRRLIDHGFAGGNMAHLNAAALIMFLVVAALAAATFTRYSLVSWLGERVAADLRRDMFDRVLSLSPAFFETARTGDILTRLTADISVLQALIGSAISQWIRNALLLVGAFVMLLVTSPKLAGIVVLVIPLVVVPLVLFGRREKRLSRMAQDRIADLGAYAEETINALRTVQAFTHEAADRARFSADVERSMDAALLRVRTRATLLLVVILLGFGAIVFSLWVGGRDVVAGRMSGGDLSAFIFYAVLLASSGMQMSELWGELQRAGGAAERMRELLDEQPTITAPAQPALLPMRAEGRVVFENVRFTYPARPDQSALSGFSLTVEPGETVALVGPSGAGKTTVFQLLLRFYDPDSGILRMDGVDIAQVEPSALRGRIGIVPQDPVIFSTTAWENIRYGRPDATDEDIRAAGHAAHADFLDDLPQGYDTYLGEKGVRLSGGQRQRVAIARAILRDPPVLLLDEATSALDAESELAVQTALAALSRGRTTLVIAHRLATVRRADRIVVIEAGRIVATDTHEALMAEGALYARLARLQFTAEV; translated from the coding sequence TTGCCCCTTACGCCGAGGCTTCGCGCGACCCGGCTGACCTCCCTCACGCTGCTGCTCCCGTATCTGCGGCCTTATCTAGGACGGGTGATGGGGGCATCCGCGTCCCTGCTGATCGCGGCAGGATTGGTACTGGCCCTCGGCCAGGGCGTGCGCCGCCTGATCGATCACGGCTTTGCCGGCGGCAACATGGCGCATCTGAACGCGGCGGCGCTCATCATGTTCCTGGTCGTCGCGGCCCTCGCGGCCGCCACCTTCACGCGCTACTCCCTCGTCTCCTGGCTCGGTGAGCGGGTCGCCGCCGACCTGCGGCGGGATATGTTCGACCGCGTGCTTTCCCTCTCCCCGGCCTTCTTCGAGACGGCGCGGACAGGCGACATCCTCACCCGGTTGACGGCGGATATTTCCGTGCTTCAGGCGCTGATCGGCTCGGCCATCTCCCAGTGGATCCGCAACGCCCTGTTGCTGGTGGGCGCCTTCGTCATGCTTCTGGTGACGAGCCCGAAGCTCGCCGGCATCGTGGTGCTGGTCATACCCCTCGTGGTGGTGCCCTTGGTGCTATTCGGACGCCGCGAAAAGCGGCTGTCGCGCATGGCGCAGGACCGCATCGCCGATCTCGGTGCCTATGCGGAGGAGACCATCAACGCCCTTCGCACTGTGCAGGCCTTTACGCATGAGGCGGCCGATCGGGCGCGGTTTTCGGCCGATGTCGAGCGGTCGATGGATGCGGCGCTGCTGCGGGTGCGCACCCGCGCAACGCTGCTGCTTGTGGTGATCCTGCTCGGCTTCGGGGCGATCGTGTTCAGCCTCTGGGTCGGCGGGCGGGATGTGGTCGCCGGGCGCATGAGCGGCGGAGATCTGTCCGCCTTCATCTTCTACGCCGTGCTGCTCGCAAGTTCCGGCATGCAGATGAGCGAGCTATGGGGCGAATTGCAGCGTGCGGGTGGCGCGGCCGAGCGGATGCGTGAGCTGCTCGATGAGCAGCCGACCATCACCGCCCCTGCGCAGCCCGCCTTGCTGCCGATGCGGGCTGAGGGGCGCGTGGTCTTCGAAAACGTCCGTTTCACCTATCCGGCAAGACCGGACCAATCGGCGCTGTCCGGCTTTTCCCTCACGGTCGAACCGGGGGAGACGGTGGCGCTGGTCGGCCCCTCCGGCGCCGGCAAAACGACGGTGTTCCAGCTTCTGCTGCGTTTCTACGATCCTGACAGCGGCATCCTGCGAATGGACGGGGTCGATATCGCCCAAGTCGAGCCATCCGCGCTGCGCGGCCGCATCGGCATCGTGCCGCAGGATCCGGTCATCTTCAGCACCACGGCCTGGGAGAATATTCGCTACGGCCGCCCCGATGCGACGGATGAAGACATCCGCGCCGCCGGCCATGCCGCCCATGCCGATTTTCTCGACGACCTGCCGCAGGGCTACGACACCTATCTCGGCGAAAAGGGCGTGCGCTTGTCAGGCGGTCAGCGGCAGCGCGTCGCCATTGCGCGCGCCATCCTGCGCGATCCGCCCGTGCTGCTGCTGGACGAGGCGACCAGTGCCCTGGATGCGGAATCGGAACTGGCCGTGCAGACCGCCCTCGCCGCTTTGTCCCGTGGCCGAACGACGCTCGTCATTGCCCATCGCTTGGCGACGGTGCGGCGCGCCGACCGCATCGTGGTGATCGAAGCCGGCCGCATCGTCGCGACGGACACGCATGAAGCCTTGATGGCCGAGGGCGCGCTCTATGCCCGCCTCGCGCGGCTTCAGTTCACGGCGGAGGTTTAG
- a CDS encoding LLM class flavin-dependent oxidoreductase, whose product MAARQMHLGAFLFNLGNHSAGWRMPSTRTDGLMDFAFYRELAEIAERGKFDLLFHSDGLGINDTYDAVLRHSVTIRPEPLTLLSALSAVTTRIGLAATVSTTYHEPYHIARMVGMLDFLSEGRAALNLVTSSTDLEARNFGRDTHLDHAERYERARECVDVLRRLWDSWEDGALVFDTASGQVADPALIHRADWRGRFFTVRGPLNMPRPPQGHPVIIQAGISEPGQALAAQVADVVFSIQRTLAASQTSYAAAKQRVIAHGRSAEAMKILPGLMPIVGRTRMEAEAKDRALQDLVPASLAVSYLSDEVQHDLARYSLDGPLPDLPETNAQKGRLHLIREQARDGLTIRQIATHLVQNRGHMRLVGTAEEIADVMQTWFEGGACDGFNILAASHPQGLAEFVDQVVPELQQRGLFRHDYAGTTLRAHLGLPKPANVFA is encoded by the coding sequence ATGGCGGCGCGGCAAATGCACCTCGGCGCATTCCTGTTCAATCTCGGCAACCATAGCGCCGGCTGGCGGATGCCCAGCACGCGCACAGACGGGCTGATGGATTTCGCCTTCTACCGCGAATTGGCTGAAATCGCGGAGCGCGGAAAGTTCGACCTGCTGTTTCACTCGGACGGTCTCGGCATCAACGACACCTATGACGCCGTCTTGCGCCATAGCGTGACCATCCGGCCCGAACCGCTGACGCTGCTCTCCGCGCTCTCAGCCGTGACGACGCGCATCGGCCTCGCCGCTACCGTCTCGACCACCTATCACGAACCCTATCACATCGCCCGCATGGTCGGGATGCTCGACTTCCTGAGCGAGGGGCGGGCGGCGCTGAACCTCGTGACCTCCAGCACGGATTTGGAAGCGCGGAACTTCGGCCGTGACACGCATCTGGACCATGCCGAACGTTATGAGCGGGCGCGAGAATGCGTCGATGTGCTGCGCCGGCTGTGGGATAGCTGGGAGGATGGCGCGCTGGTCTTCGACACGGCGAGCGGGCAGGTGGCGGACCCGGCGCTGATCCATCGCGCGGATTGGCGCGGGCGGTTCTTCACGGTGCGCGGGCCGCTGAATATGCCGCGCCCGCCGCAGGGGCATCCGGTCATCATCCAGGCGGGCATTTCAGAGCCCGGCCAGGCGCTGGCGGCGCAGGTGGCGGATGTCGTGTTCAGTATTCAGCGCACCCTCGCTGCGTCGCAGACGTCTTATGCGGCGGCAAAGCAGCGCGTGATCGCCCATGGGCGATCGGCGGAGGCGATGAAAATCCTGCCCGGACTGATGCCGATCGTTGGACGCACCCGGATGGAGGCGGAGGCGAAGGACCGTGCCTTGCAGGATCTGGTGCCGGCCAGCCTCGCCGTGTCCTATTTGTCGGATGAAGTGCAGCATGATCTTGCCCGTTACTCGCTCGATGGGCCGCTGCCTGACCTGCCCGAGACCAATGCTCAGAAGGGGCGTCTTCACCTGATCCGGGAACAGGCGCGGGACGGGCTCACGATTCGCCAGATCGCGACTCACCTGGTGCAGAATCGCGGCCATATGAGACTCGTCGGCACGGCGGAGGAGATCGCGGACGTGATGCAGACCTGGTTCGAAGGCGGCGCCTGTGACGGCTTCAACATCCTCGCGGCCTCGCACCCCCAGGGGCTGGCGGAGTTCGTGGATCAGGTCGTGCCGGAATTGCAGCAACGCGGCCTGTTTCGCCACGACTATGCGGGCACGACCTTGCGCGCGCATCTGGGCCTGCCGAAACCGGCGAATGTCTTTGCTTGA
- a CDS encoding NAD-dependent epimerase/dehydratase family protein: protein MTLLVTGATGFVMSVMARHWLDADPAARVVALDAAPLDAAAQRYFAPVADRLTVIVADVTQPETWRDALAHHDITHIVHGATVTPLSRGTAEEAKREPEAENPARIIDVNIMGTIAVLDWARRLPNLARFIYVSSGAVYKHHGPDRPGEPLPEDGYVMPRRLYGISKFASELITERYGDLFAMQTASVRLSSVYGPMDRATASRNFRHVPNRIAHMALEGTDRVRVNTLDAVGDYIHAEDVATGITSLLHAPNLHHSVYNIAAGEVATVGNLVAWAAEKVPGFWAEITPPDEADILQDPTLTGGMWGAYDIARITTETGWKPRPTRDALHAYMDWIAAERSAQA from the coding sequence ATGACACTCCTCGTTACTGGTGCGACTGGATTCGTCATGAGTGTCATGGCGCGCCATTGGCTCGATGCCGATCCCGCCGCGCGCGTGGTGGCGCTGGATGCGGCCCCGCTAGATGCCGCAGCCCAACGCTATTTCGCACCCGTCGCTGACCGCTTGACTGTCATCGTCGCGGATGTGACGCAGCCGGAGACCTGGCGAGATGCGCTCGCCCACCACGACATCACCCATATCGTGCATGGCGCGACCGTCACGCCGCTGTCACGCGGCACGGCGGAGGAAGCGAAGCGCGAGCCGGAGGCGGAGAACCCCGCCCGCATCATCGACGTGAACATCATGGGCACGATCGCGGTGCTCGATTGGGCGCGCAGGCTGCCCAATCTTGCACGTTTCATCTATGTCAGTTCGGGTGCGGTGTATAAGCATCACGGTCCCGATCGTCCCGGTGAGCCGCTGCCCGAGGATGGGTACGTCATGCCGCGCCGTCTCTACGGCATTTCCAAATTCGCTTCGGAATTGATCACCGAACGCTACGGCGATCTCTTTGCCATGCAGACCGCCTCCGTGCGTTTGTCATCGGTCTACGGCCCCATGGACCGCGCAACGGCGAGCCGGAACTTTCGCCATGTGCCTAATCGTATCGCGCATATGGCGCTGGAGGGCACCGACCGCGTGCGGGTCAACACGCTCGACGCGGTGGGCGATTACATCCATGCCGAGGATGTCGCGACCGGCATCACGTCGCTGCTCCATGCGCCGAATCTTCACCACAGCGTCTATAACATCGCGGCCGGTGAGGTCGCGACGGTCGGCAATCTCGTCGCCTGGGCGGCGGAAAAAGTGCCAGGCTTCTGGGCGGAGATCACGCCGCCGGACGAGGCGGATATCCTGCAAGACCCGACGCTCACGGGCGGCATGTGGGGCGCCTATGACATCGCGCGCATCACCACCGAGACCGGCTGGAAGCCTCGCCCGACGCGTGACGCGCTGCACGCCTATATGGATTGGATTGCGGCGGAGCGGAGCGCGCAAGCATGA
- a CDS encoding polysaccharide deacetylase family protein, producing MTYPRDLIGYAGNPPHPHWPNDAKIAVSFVLNHEEGGEYSVLHGDDHAEYVLTDVGVTTPLMGGRSLNAESSFEYGSRVGFWEIMRLLRGRGVDATLYAVGMALERNPAACAEIVASGFEVACHGQRWIDYHSVPEVVERADMLRNIAAITHLIGTPPSGWYTGRQSPNTRRLVVETGAFLYDSDAYNDDLPYWTEVSGKPHLVLPYSLDNNDSRLQRGGDFATGDDFFTYCRDAFDWLYHQGQEGRPRMMSIGLHNRLIGRPGRIGALERLIDHIQGHEGVWLCNRRSVAQHWIATHPSR from the coding sequence ATGACCTATCCGCGCGACCTCATCGGCTATGCCGGCAATCCGCCGCATCCCCATTGGCCGAATGATGCGAAGATCGCTGTCTCCTTCGTGCTGAATCACGAGGAGGGCGGCGAATATTCTGTGCTTCACGGTGACGATCATGCGGAATATGTGCTGACCGATGTCGGCGTGACGACGCCGCTGATGGGCGGCCGCAGTCTCAATGCGGAGTCGAGTTTCGAATACGGCAGCCGCGTCGGTTTCTGGGAAATCATGCGCCTGCTGCGCGGCCGTGGCGTCGATGCGACGCTCTATGCCGTCGGCATGGCGCTGGAGCGCAATCCCGCCGCCTGTGCCGAGATCGTCGCCAGCGGCTTCGAAGTTGCTTGCCATGGCCAGCGCTGGATCGACTACCACTCCGTGCCAGAAGTTGTGGAGCGCGCGGATATGCTGCGCAATATCGCGGCCATCACGCACCTGATTGGCACCCCACCCTCCGGCTGGTACACTGGCCGCCAAAGCCCCAATACACGCCGTCTGGTCGTCGAGACTGGCGCGTTCCTCTATGACAGCGACGCCTATAATGACGATCTGCCCTATTGGACCGAGGTTTCGGGCAAGCCGCATCTGGTGCTGCCCTATAGTCTCGACAACAACGATTCCCGCCTGCAACGCGGCGGCGATTTCGCGACCGGCGACGACTTCTTCACCTATTGCCGCGATGCATTCGACTGGCTGTATCACCAGGGCCAAGAAGGCCGGCCGCGCATGATGTCCATCGGGCTGCACAACCGGCTCATTGGCCGCCCCGGCCGCATCGGCGCGCTGGAACGGCTGATCGATCACATTCA
- a CDS encoding SDR family NAD(P)-dependent oxidoreductase codes for MSSLLAGKIAVVTGASSGIGRAMATSFAAEGAIVVIADVTEDALEGGAPTLDLITGAGGEGFFRTTDVAQWADVDALIAETVARYGRLDVMVNNAAIYSGTPLLETTAEQWEHVMAVNMTGMFNGCKRAIQQMITQEPRAEVRGRVINLGSQQGIVTSPRDTPYGVSKAGAIYITRQIAVDYAKDLIVCNSISPGKVVTGKPGLPMDPALMENARRRTPWPRLGHPQDIANAAVFLASDRATFITGSNLVVDGGWLAG; via the coding sequence ATGTCCAGTTTGCTTGCCGGGAAGATCGCCGTGGTGACCGGGGCCAGTTCCGGCATCGGGCGGGCGATGGCCACCAGCTTCGCAGCCGAAGGCGCGATCGTGGTGATCGCCGATGTCACGGAGGACGCGCTGGAGGGTGGCGCGCCGACGCTGGATCTCATCACCGGCGCAGGCGGCGAGGGGTTCTTTCGCACCACCGATGTCGCGCAGTGGGCGGATGTCGATGCGCTGATCGCGGAGACGGTCGCGCGCTACGGGCGGCTCGATGTCATGGTCAATAATGCCGCGATCTATTCCGGCACGCCGCTGCTGGAAACCACAGCGGAGCAGTGGGAGCATGTCATGGCAGTGAACATGACCGGCATGTTCAATGGCTGCAAACGCGCCATTCAGCAGATGATCACGCAGGAGCCGCGCGCCGAGGTGCGGGGTCGCGTCATCAACCTCGGCTCGCAGCAGGGCATCGTGACGTCGCCGCGCGATACGCCCTATGGCGTCAGCAAGGCCGGGGCGATCTACATCACGCGTCAGATCGCCGTGGATTATGCGAAGGACTTGATCGTGTGTAACTCGATCTCACCGGGGAAGGTAGTGACGGGCAAGCCCGGCCTGCCGATGGATCCGGCGCTGATGGAGAATGCGCGCCGCCGTACGCCTTGGCCGCGCCTCGGCCACCCGCAGGACATCGCCAATGCAGCGGTGTTTCTAGCGAGTGACCGCGCGACGTTTATCACGGGATCGAATTTGGTGGTCGATGGTGGGTGGTTGGCGGGGTAG
- a CDS encoding Zn-dependent hydrolase → MREDLPISKLIHPDIDLAASLFTALDAATRRGRGIERDSYGAGEQAAHDILRSAAAAMGLEIAIDAIGNLSMTLPGRDRSAPRILIGSHLDSVPQGGNFDGAAGVVAGLSALSALRQAGIVPGCDITTMAIRAEESAWFDIPYVGSAGAFGLLDPACLAVPRFDDGRSLEETFVAQGFDAEAIRTRRRLHDPATIRAYLELHIEQGPTLVQAGLPAAVVTGIRGCKRFRNARCIGEYAHSGAVARPFRRDAVAATVALLHHMEAVWLREEASGADLVFTSGELTTDPAMHGPSKVAGETRFVLDIRSISDETMTRVAAEARDAAARIGADYRVTFDLGATSDSVPALMDARLRAKLMTLLDQPYEMASGAGHDAVIFAEMGIPTAMIFVRNESGSHNPDEAMDMVDFTIATQALIGLLLDFPIEASR, encoded by the coding sequence TTGCGCGAGGATCTTCCCATTTCCAAACTCATCCATCCCGATATCGACCTTGCGGCGTCGCTTTTCACGGCGCTCGATGCGGCGACGCGACGCGGCCGGGGCATCGAGCGCGATAGCTACGGCGCGGGAGAACAAGCGGCACATGACATCCTGCGCTCGGCCGCCGCAGCGATGGGCTTGGAGATCGCCATCGATGCCATCGGCAATCTGAGCATGACGCTGCCAGGCCGCGACCGATCCGCCCCGCGCATCCTCATCGGCTCACATCTCGATTCCGTGCCGCAGGGCGGCAATTTCGATGGCGCGGCCGGGGTAGTCGCCGGCCTGTCCGCCCTCTCGGCCTTGCGCCAAGCGGGTATCGTGCCCGGGTGTGACATCACCACCATGGCCATCCGTGCAGAGGAATCCGCCTGGTTCGACATTCCCTATGTCGGCAGCGCCGGCGCCTTCGGATTACTCGATCCCGCCTGCCTCGCCGTCCCCCGGTTCGATGACGGCCGCAGCCTGGAGGAGACCTTTGTCGCTCAGGGCTTCGATGCCGAGGCAATCCGCACGCGGCGGCGCCTGCATGATCCCGCTACCATTCGCGCCTATCTGGAACTGCATATCGAACAAGGGCCGACGCTCGTGCAGGCGGGGCTGCCCGCCGCCGTCGTCACCGGCATTCGCGGCTGCAAGCGTTTTCGCAATGCCCGATGCATCGGCGAATACGCCCATTCCGGCGCGGTCGCGCGGCCGTTTCGGCGCGACGCCGTGGCGGCCACCGTCGCGTTGTTGCATCATATGGAAGCGGTCTGGCTGCGCGAGGAAGCATCGGGCGCTGATCTCGTCTTTACCTCCGGCGAATTGACCACCGATCCCGCCATGCATGGCCCGAGCAAGGTCGCGGGCGAAACCCGCTTCGTCCTCGATATCCGCAGCATCTCCGACGAGACGATGACGAGGGTCGCGGCCGAAGCGCGAGACGCAGCGGCGCGCATCGGTGCAGACTATCGCGTCACCTTCGATCTCGGCGCCACCAGTGATTCAGTGCCAGCGCTGATGGATGCGCGTCTGCGCGCCAAGCTGATGACCCTCCTCGACCAGCCCTATGAGATGGCCAGCGGCGCCGGCCATGATGCGGTGATCTTCGCGGAGATGGGCATTCCCACTGCGATGATCTTCGTCCGCAACGAGAGTGGCAGCCATAATCCCGACGAAGCGATGGACATGGTCGATTTCACGATCGCGACCCAGGCCTTGATCGGGCTATTGCTCGACTTTCCAATAGAGGCCTCCCGATGA
- the dinB gene encoding DNA polymerase IV, producing MSHRRIIHIDMDAFYASVEQRDDPSLRGLPLAVGGSRQRGVVAAASYEARKFGVRSAMASVTAKRKCPELVFVPPRFDVYKAVSQQIHAVFARYTALIQPLSLDEAYLDVTQPLLDRGSATAIAEEIRAAIRAETGLTASAGVSYNKFLAKLASDHRKPDGLFVITPRLGPLFVETLAVGKFHGVGPVTAARMNALGIHTGLDLRAQSHAFLTEHFGKAADYYYGVARGEDDREVEADRIRKSVGAENTFERDLTQWDDAVAAVEPLFDKVWAACARGGHAGRTVTIKVKYADFQQITRSRSTLEPIPSASVLASISLELLRPCFPSPRGVRLLGVTISGMEPQRVLRSTSQLALTL from the coding sequence ATGTCTCACCGGCGCATCATCCATATCGACATGGACGCCTTCTATGCGTCCGTCGAGCAGCGGGACGACCCCAGCCTGCGCGGCCTGCCCTTGGCCGTCGGTGGGTCCCGCCAGCGGGGCGTGGTCGCCGCCGCAAGCTATGAGGCGCGGAAATTCGGCGTGCGCTCGGCCATGGCCTCGGTCACCGCGAAGCGAAAATGCCCCGAGTTGGTCTTCGTGCCGCCGCGCTTCGACGTCTACAAAGCGGTTTCGCAGCAGATTCACGCCGTCTTTGCGCGCTACACCGCGCTCATTCAGCCATTGTCTCTGGATGAGGCCTATCTGGACGTGACGCAGCCCTTGCTTGACCGTGGGTCCGCCACCGCCATCGCCGAGGAAATCCGCGCGGCGATTCGTGCCGAGACCGGGCTGACGGCTTCGGCCGGCGTGTCCTACAACAAGTTCCTGGCGAAACTCGCCTCCGACCACCGCAAGCCGGACGGGCTGTTCGTCATCACCCCACGCCTGGGCCCGCTGTTCGTGGAGACGCTGGCCGTGGGCAAGTTCCACGGTGTCGGCCCGGTGACCGCGGCGCGGATGAATGCGCTGGGCATCCATACCGGCCTCGACCTGCGCGCGCAGTCCCACGCTTTTCTCACCGAGCATTTCGGCAAGGCCGCCGATTACTATTACGGCGTGGCGCGCGGCGAGGACGATCGCGAGGTCGAGGCCGATCGCATTCGCAAATCGGTCGGGGCCGAAAACACCTTCGAGCGTGATCTCACGCAATGGGACGATGCGGTGGCGGCGGTGGAGCCTTTGTTCGACAAGGTTTGGGCCGCCTGTGCGCGCGGCGGCCATGCCGGGCGCACGGTGACCATCAAGGTCAAATACGCTGACTTTCAGCAGATCACACGCAGCCGTTCGACCCTCGAGCCGATCCCCTCGGCCTCCGTTCTTGCCAGCATCAGCCTGGAGCTTTTGCGGCCCTGTTTTCCCTCGCCACGCGGTGTGCGCCTATTGGGCGTCACCATCTCAGGCATGGAACCGCAGCGTGTTTTGCGGTCAACCTCTCAACTGGCGCTTACGTTATGA